One window from the genome of Malacoplasma penetrans HF-2 encodes:
- a CDS encoding DUF2188 domain-containing protein, which yields MNNNKTNDKATEKKGPKGRNIYYLSARKDKDGKKEGWEVKMENCERISALVATKEEAIEKAKSLAGKKSATIIIRRLDGSIQDTIKYAGQK from the coding sequence ATGAATAACAACAAAACAAATGATAAAGCTACTGAAAAAAAGGGACCAAAAGGTAGAAACATTTATTACCTATCAGCTAGAAAAGATAAAGATGGAAAAAAAGAAGGCTGAGAAGTTAAAATGGAAAATTGTGAAAGAATTTCAGCATTAGTTGCTACTAAAGAAGAAGCAATTGAAAAAGCTAAAAGTTTAGCTGGAAAAAAATCAGCAACAATTATTATTAGAAGACTTGATGGTTCAATTCAAGACACAATTAAATATGCAGGACAAAAATAA
- a CDS encoding RBBP9/YdeN family alpha/beta hydrolase, with protein sequence MKDFYIIHGYGADKDSNFFPWLNDQIISKLNYKCKTLNLPNTNNPNLKEWINFLDNNIKELNENTYFVCHSLGCIATLKFIEKQNNIKVGGIFLVSGFYESLSLFPQLNGFTQKPIDESKIINKIIKRVVISSDNDDLVPIQYSQNLANKINAKFYSFSNYGHFLVYKSDELFQLIKHEIK encoded by the coding sequence ATGAAAGACTTTTACATAATTCATGGATATGGTGCTGATAAAGACAGTAATTTCTTCCCTTGATTAAATGACCAAATAATAAGTAAATTAAATTACAAATGTAAAACATTAAATTTACCAAATACAAATAATCCAAATTTAAAGGAATGAATTAATTTCTTAGATAACAATATTAAAGAACTTAATGAAAACACTTATTTTGTTTGTCATAGTTTAGGGTGTATTGCAACTCTAAAATTTATAGAAAAGCAAAATAATATAAAAGTTGGAGGTATCTTTTTGGTATCAGGCTTTTATGAATCTTTATCTCTATTCCCCCAACTTAATGGGTTTACTCAAAAGCCAATTGATGAATCAAAAATCATAAATAAAATAATTAAAAGAGTTGTGATATCTTCAGACAATGATGATCTAGTCCCAATTCAATACTCTCAAAACTTAGCAAATAAAATTAATGCCAAATTTTATTCTTTTTCTAATTATGGTCATTTTCTAGTTTATAAATCTGATGAATTATTTCAATTAATCAAACATGAAATTAAATAA